Part of the Pseudodesulfovibrio mercurii genome is shown below.
GGTGCGCGCCGCCCCGGCAACGGGGGAAAAAGCGCGCTTATCGGAAAAGGGCGAAGACGGTCGCGCCGAGCACGTCGAGCATGCCGACCAGGACCATGAGCAGCCCGGCGATGGACCCCTCCTCGGGGCCGAGCTCGTTGGCCTTGGCCGTGCCCGCGCCGTGGGCGGCCACGCCGAGCATGGCCCCGCGCGCCAGGGCCGAGCGCAGGGGCAGCCGTTCAGCCAGGAACCCGCCCACCAAGGAGCCGAGCACGCCGGTGACGATGACGAAGACCGCCGTCAGGTCGGCCGTGCCGCCGATGTCCCTGGATACGTCCACGGCGAAGGGGGTGCTGATGGAGCGCGGCAGCAGGCTGAGGCGCAGGGTCCCGTCGATGCCCATCAGGGAGGCGAAGGCCCAGCTGGTCAGGAAGGCCGTTGCGGACCCGGCCAGCATGCCGATGCTCAGGACCGCCCAGTAGCGCCGGATGAGCCTGCGCTGCTCGTAGATGGGCACGGCGAAGGCCACCGTGACCGGCCCGAGCATGGTCAGGAGCCAGCCCGCCGAGTCGTGGTACCGGCTGTAGGGCACGTGCATGGCCCAGACCAGCAGGATGAGCAGGGCCGGGGCCAGGGCCAGGGGCATCTGCCACCATTGGTGCCAGCGGCGGTAGGCCAGCTTGGCCGCCAGGTAGAGGGCGATGGTCAGCAGGGACCAGACCACGGCCTGGACCAGGGGCTGGTTCCAGAACTCAACCGCGGCGTTCACGGCGGGCCTCCAGGCGGAAGAACAGGTCCACGGTCAGCGCCGTGACGTTCATGACCGCCACGGTGCCCAGGAGGATGACCGCCAGGAGCTTCAGGCCGAGCAGGCCGAAGAACTCCGGGTGGGCCATGACCGCGGGCACGGCCGGGATGAAGAAGAGCAGCATCTCGCCCAGGTACCAGTCGGACCCCCGGCGCAGGCTGCGCGGGCTGACCCTCCGGCTGGAGAGCAGCGTGAAGACGATGAGCAGGCCGATGATGCCCGACGGAACCGGGACGTGCGTGGCCCGGACGAACCCCTCGCTGGCCAGCCAGACGAGAAAGAGCAGGCCGGCCTGGGCCAGGCTGCTGTTGTGGAATTTCCTCCGCAGGGGGATGGCTATGGCGCGTGTTGTCATGATTACCTCGTGCCGGGAACATAGGTCGGCCCATTCGATGAAGCAAATGACTTGTGTAACTTGAAACTATTCCATATTGGAATGGGTATGGAGTTCAGAAAAATAGAGATGTTCGTGGAAGTGGTCCGGCAGCAGGGGTTTTCCCGAGCCGCCAAGGTCCTGTTCAGCACCCAGTCCACCATCAGCAAGGCCGTGCGCCAGCTGGAGAACGAACTGGACGCGCCGCTGCTCGACCGGGGTGCGCCCGGCATCGTGCCGACCCCGTCGGGCGAGGTGGTCTACCGCCGGGGGTTGCGCCTGCTGGCCGAGCGGGGCGACATGGAGCGCGAGCTGGAGGAGCTTCAGGGGCTGGCCAAGGGCACGCTGGTCCTGGGGTTGCCGCAGATCGGGGCGGCCACCCTGTTCGCCCCGGTGTTCGCGGAATACCGCAAGCGTTTTCCGGGCATCGACATCCGGCTGATGGAGCACGGCAGCGACGAGCTGGAGGAGCTGCTGCGGGCCGGTCGCGTGGAGCTGGCCGCGTCCCTCTTGCCCGTGTCCGAGGAGTTCGAGTGGCTGCCGGTCCGGCGTGAGCCCCTGGTGGCCCTGCTTTCCCCGGACTATCCCCAGGCCGCGCGGAAATCCATCCGCCTCGACGCCCTGCGCGAGGTGCCGTTCATCCTGTTCGAGGACGGCTTCGCCCTGAACCGGATCATCCTGACGGCCTGCCGCCGGTCCGGGTTCGAGCCCGCGGTCATCGCCAAGAGCAGCCAGATCGACTTCATCTGCAAGCTGGCCGGGGCCGGACTGGGGGCGGCCTTCCTGCCCCGGATCGTGGCCGAGCGGCGGACCTCCGGCGCGGTCGGGATCATCGATGTCGAGGACCCGCACATGGTCTGGGACATGGCCGTGATCTGGCGGCGGGGCGCGTACCGCTCGCGGGCGGCCCAGGCCTGGCTCGACGTGGTCCGCGATCTCTACGGCGGGCAGGCGGAGTGAGCCCGGCGACGACAAAAGGGACCGGCCCCGTGGCCGGTCCCTTTTGTCGTAATGGAAGCGAGGGCTAGTACTGGATGTAGGCCACGTGGGTCTGGAGGTACTCGTACAGGCCATGTTTGCCGTCGGCCCCGCCGATGCCGGACTTGCGCCAGCCCGCGTGGAAGCCCTGGATGGACTCGAAGTGCTCGCGGTTGACGTAGGTCTCGCCGAACTTCAGTTCGTTGATGGCCCGCATCATCTTGGTCACGTTGTGGGTGAAGATGGAGGAGGTCAGGCCGTACTCGCAGTCGTTGGCCAGGTCGATGGCCTGGTCGAAGTCGTCCACCTTGACCACGGGCAGGACCGGTCCGAAGATCTCCTTGCGCACGATCTCCATGTCCTGGGTGCAGCCCGCCAGCAGGGTGGGCTCGTAGAAGTAGCCCGAGGGCTGCCCCTCGGCGCGCTTGCCGCCCACCAGGACCTCCACGCCGTCGGCCTTGGCCGTGGAGACCATGTCCTCGATCTTGCCCAGCTGGGCCGCGTTGATCTGGCAGGCCATGTCGGGCGCGGGGTCGGCGAAGGGATCGCCGTAGGTCACGGCACCCATGGCCTTGGTCATGCGTTCCATGAACTCGTCGTAGACCGGGGCCTCCACGTAGACGCGCTCGGCGCAGTTGCAGACCTGGCCCGAGAAGATGACGCGCGAGGCGACCGCGGCCTTGACGGTCAGGTCCATGTCGCAGTCGGCGCAGACGATGACCGGGGCCTTGCCGCCCAGTTCGAGCGAGGTCTTGGTGATGTTTTGGGCGGTGGAGGTGATGATGTTCTGGCCGGTCTCCACGCTGCCGGTCAGGGTGACCAGGCCGACCTCGGGGCTGCGCACCAGGGCGTCGCCCAGGGTGGACCCGCCGCCGGACACGAAGTTGAGCACGCCCTTGGGAAGGCCGATGTCGGCGATGAGCCTGGCGAACTCGAAGGTGGTGTTCGGGGTGTCGCTGCTCGGCTTGAGGATGATGGTGCAGCCGGTCAGGATGGACGGGGCGACCTTGCGGGCCATGACGAAGAACGGGAAGTTCCACGGGCAGATGCCGACCACCACGCCGATGGGCTGTCGGTAGAGCAGGATGTTCTCGGTGGGCCGGTCGCTCTGGATGACCTCGCCCTCATACTTGTTGGACCAGCCCGCGTAGTAGTCGAAATAGGCGGCGGTGGCGTCGATCTCCACCTGGGCCAGCGGCAGGACCTTGGCCTGTTCCTCGGCCAGGGTGCGGGCGAGCATCTCGCGGTTGGCCCGGATGGCGGCGGCCATCCGGGCCAGGTACGGGGCGCGCGCCGAGCAGGGCGTGGCCGCCCAGGCCTTCTGGGCGGCGGAGGCGGCTTCCAGCGCCAGGGCGGCGTCCTGGGCATTGCCCTTGGGGGCCATGGCCACGACCTTTTCGGTGAAGGGGTTGATGACCTCGAACTGCTCGCCGGAGACCGCGTCGCGGAATTCGCCGTTGATGTACTGCCGGTATGTTTTCATGAAACCCTCCCGGGTCCTGGATGGTTGGTCCGGCACCGGCGGTCCGTTGCCGGACCATGCCACCGCCGGGTGACAAACGGAGATGCCACACAACTTGACAGAAGGCGCGGTTCAAAACAACCCCCTTCCGGAAAAATTGCGGGTTCTTTGCCGGAAGGGGGTTGGAAGGGGCCGGAAGGGGGGCCGGAAGGGGCGCGGTCGAAGCTACTGCCGGGGCGGCCTGCCGCCGCCGGGGCCGCCCTCGGGCGGTTCGGGCCGGTCGCTGTTCCGCTTGGCGGCCATCTCGTCGCGCCACTTGGAGTAGGCGAGCATCTGGTCCTCGGTCAGAATCTTGGCCAGCTTCTTGTCGGTTTCCCAGTTCAGATCGTCCATCTTTTGCTGCACGGCCTTGCGGGCGTCGCTGTCCCCGGACCGGGCCTGGTCCATGAGCGACTTCTCGCCTTCAAGCTGCTCCTGGATGATGGGAGTGACGGCCGCGACCTGCTCGTCGGTCAGGCCGAGCCGGGTTTTCATGTCGGCCACGCGCTGTTCGGCCGTGACCGGCCCGCCGGGTCCGCCCGGACCGCCGGGGCCACCGGATTCACCTTGGACGCCGGGTCCACCGGGTCCGCCGGAAGGCCCCTGCCCGCGCGTGTCCTGCGACGCGCAACCGGCGGCCAGAAGGAGCAGGGCCAGGACGGCCGGGACAAGATATCGTTTCATGACAACCTCGCAGGGTTTACGTTTCACCGCCGGACCGCCCCACAGGCGCGCCCGGCACTCCCCGGCATATAGTCTTCCCCCGGCAAAAGCACCATTCAGCCCATGTAAAAAAGTGTAAATGACTGTAGCTAGGCCCACGGTGCCCGGCCCGCGCGCCCCCCGCCCCGCTACCCGAATTGCACCCCCTTCCCAACGTCAGTCCCACGCAGCCACGTCCCGCCGCCCCCGCAGCCTCGTCCCGCAGGCCCACGCAGCCCCGTCCCGCCGCCCCGCTCGCACCCCGTCGCGCCATTCGGCCAGCGCGCCCCCCGTCCTGCCGTCCGGCACACGCAGACCCTCCTCCCGCCGTCCGGCCACGCCCCGTCCCGCCGTCGTCTCCGCGTCACAATGCCATTGACAGAGCCCGCACGGCTGCCCTATGAGATAACCTCTCCCACGCCAGGGTGGCGGAATTGGTAGACGCAGCGGACTCAAAATCCGCCGGTAGTGATACTGTGAGGGTTCGAGTCCCTCCCCTGGTACCAAGAATGAAAAAAGCGGCCCACGGTTATTTGCCGGGGGCCGCTTTTTTGTGCGCCGGGGTAGTCCTTTCGTGTCGCGGCGCGGCTACTTCACCACGCCGATGAGGGTGTTGACGTCTTCGACGCCGGTGGTTTGCATGAAGGTGATGAGTTCGTCGAGGATGTCCATGGTGGCGGTGGGCTTGAAGAGGTTGGCCGTGCCCACGGCCACGGCGGTGGCGCCGGCCATGAGGAATTCCGCCGCGTCTTCGCCGGTCATGATGCCGCCCATGCCGATGATCGGCAGGTGCACGGCCCGGGCCACCTGGTAGACCATGCGCACGGCCACGGGCTTTATGGCCGGGCCGGACAGGCCGCCCTGTTTGGTGGAGAGGACGAAGGCCCGGCGGTGGACGTCGATGCGCGCGCCGAGCAGGGTGTTGATCAGCGAGACGGCGTCCGCGCCGCCCGCCTCCACGGCCCTGGCGATGGCCGCGATATCGGTGACGTTGGGGCTCAGCTTGACGATCAGGGGCTGCCCGGCCACCGCCTTCACGGCCCGGGTCACGGCCTCGGCCATGGCCGGGTCCACGCCGAAGGCCACGCCGCCCTCCTTGACGTTGGGGCAGGAGATGTTCAGCTCCAGCAGGTCCACATCGGCCGAGGCCAGCCGCTCGGCCACCTCCACGTACTCGTCGATGGTCCGGCCCGCGATGTTGACCGCTATTTTCGTGTCGAAGCCGCGCAGGAAGGGGATGTCGTCCTGGCAGAAGGCGTCCACCCCGGGGTTCTGCAGACCCACCGCGTTGAGGATGCCGCCGTAGGCCTCGGCGATGCGGGGCGGCTGGTTGCCGGGCCAGGGGGTCTTGGCCACGCCCTTGACCACCACGCAGCCGATCCGGTTCAGGTCCACGTAGTCCACGAAATCCTTGCCGGAACCGAAGGTCCCGGAGGCGGTC
Proteins encoded:
- a CDS encoding CidA/LrgA family protein; protein product: MTTRAIAIPLRRKFHNSSLAQAGLLFLVWLASEGFVRATHVPVPSGIIGLLIVFTLLSSRRVSPRSLRRGSDWYLGEMLLFFIPAVPAVMAHPEFFGLLGLKLLAVILLGTVAVMNVTALTVDLFFRLEARRERRG
- a CDS encoding dihydroorotate dehydrogenase; this translates as MNLRVNIAGVELKNPIMTASGTFGSGKDFVDYVDLNRIGCVVVKGVAKTPWPGNQPPRIAEAYGGILNAVGLQNPGVDAFCQDDIPFLRGFDTKIAVNIAGRTIDEYVEVAERLASADVDLLELNISCPNVKEGGVAFGVDPAMAEAVTRAVKAVAGQPLIVKLSPNVTDIAAIARAVEAGGADAVSLINTLLGARIDVHRRAFVLSTKQGGLSGPAIKPVAVRMVYQVARAVHLPIIGMGGIMTGEDAAEFLMAGATAVAVGTANLFKPTATMDILDELITFMQTTGVEDVNTLIGVVK
- a CDS encoding LrgB family protein; the encoded protein is MNAAVEFWNQPLVQAVVWSLLTIALYLAAKLAYRRWHQWWQMPLALAPALLILLVWAMHVPYSRYHDSAGWLLTMLGPVTVAFAVPIYEQRRLIRRYWAVLSIGMLAGSATAFLTSWAFASLMGIDGTLRLSLLPRSISTPFAVDVSRDIGGTADLTAVFVIVTGVLGSLVGGFLAERLPLRSALARGAMLGVAAHGAGTAKANELGPEEGSIAGLLMVLVGMLDVLGATVFALFR
- a CDS encoding LysR family transcriptional regulator produces the protein MEFRKIEMFVEVVRQQGFSRAAKVLFSTQSTISKAVRQLENELDAPLLDRGAPGIVPTPSGEVVYRRGLRLLAERGDMERELEELQGLAKGTLVLGLPQIGAATLFAPVFAEYRKRFPGIDIRLMEHGSDELEELLRAGRVELAASLLPVSEEFEWLPVRREPLVALLSPDYPQAARKSIRLDALREVPFILFEDGFALNRIILTACRRSGFEPAVIAKSSQIDFICKLAGAGLGAAFLPRIVAERRTSGAVGIIDVEDPHMVWDMAVIWRRGAYRSRAAQAWLDVVRDLYGGQAE
- the aldA gene encoding aldehyde dehydrogenase, encoding MKTYRQYINGEFRDAVSGEQFEVINPFTEKVVAMAPKGNAQDAALALEAASAAQKAWAATPCSARAPYLARMAAAIRANREMLARTLAEEQAKVLPLAQVEIDATAAYFDYYAGWSNKYEGEVIQSDRPTENILLYRQPIGVVVGICPWNFPFFVMARKVAPSILTGCTIILKPSSDTPNTTFEFARLIADIGLPKGVLNFVSGGGSTLGDALVRSPEVGLVTLTGSVETGQNIITSTAQNITKTSLELGGKAPVIVCADCDMDLTVKAAVASRVIFSGQVCNCAERVYVEAPVYDEFMERMTKAMGAVTYGDPFADPAPDMACQINAAQLGKIEDMVSTAKADGVEVLVGGKRAEGQPSGYFYEPTLLAGCTQDMEIVRKEIFGPVLPVVKVDDFDQAIDLANDCEYGLTSSIFTHNVTKMMRAINELKFGETYVNREHFESIQGFHAGWRKSGIGGADGKHGLYEYLQTHVAYIQY